Proteins encoded together in one Streptomyces umbrinus window:
- a CDS encoding SAM-dependent methyltransferase, whose translation MERPAWAPRGIDISVPSVSRVYDYYLGGSHNFEVDREAARRAMEFMPGLPKIMQANRAFLRRAVRFAADEGISQFLDIGSGIPTFGNVHEVAQSARPGARVMYVDHDPVAVAHSMAVLAGNEDADVVAADLRKPQEILASPQVQRLIDLNQPVALLLVAILHFVEDADDPYGAVAELRDALAPGSLFVVSHASYEGLPLSQERAEGAVDVYKDIRNPLIMRSREDVARFFEGYDMVEPGLVPMAKWRPDSASEDEDPYSYSGFAGVGRKA comes from the coding sequence ATGGAGCGTCCCGCCTGGGCCCCGCGTGGCATCGACATCTCGGTGCCAAGCGTGAGCCGCGTCTACGACTACTACCTGGGCGGATCGCACAATTTCGAGGTCGACCGGGAAGCCGCGCGCCGGGCCATGGAGTTCATGCCGGGACTTCCCAAGATCATGCAGGCGAACCGCGCGTTCCTGCGCCGCGCCGTGCGCTTCGCGGCCGACGAGGGCATCTCCCAGTTCCTCGACATCGGTTCGGGCATCCCCACCTTCGGCAACGTCCACGAGGTGGCTCAGAGTGCCCGCCCCGGCGCACGTGTCATGTACGTCGACCACGACCCGGTCGCCGTCGCCCACAGCATGGCAGTCCTGGCCGGGAACGAGGACGCGGACGTGGTCGCCGCCGACCTCCGCAAACCCCAGGAGATCCTGGCGAGTCCTCAGGTTCAGCGCCTGATAGACCTGAATCAGCCAGTCGCACTCCTTCTCGTTGCCATACTTCACTTCGTGGAGGACGCGGACGACCCGTACGGGGCGGTGGCAGAGCTGAGGGACGCGCTTGCGCCCGGCAGCCTGTTCGTCGTCTCGCACGCCTCGTACGAGGGACTCCCGCTCTCCCAGGAGCGGGCCGAGGGCGCCGTCGACGTCTACAAGGACATCCGAAACCCGCTGATCATGCGCTCGCGCGAGGACGTCGCGCGGTTCTTCGAGGGGTACGACATGGTGGAACCCGGACTGGTGCCGATGGCGAAATGGCGGCCCGACTCGGCGTCCGAGGACGAGGATCCTTATTCCTACTCGGGTTTCGCGGGCGTGGGGCGCAAGGCGTGA
- a CDS encoding putative bifunctional diguanylate cyclase/phosphodiesterase, which yields MTAEPDGPEDRLRRFATIWSRAVFPATATSLTRPEFEQRLVPLARRLSEALRARTFEAAEGQAVGAALIDAHCTEPEALSRTLDCVDAYLVLYCGGDGSQEALRTRSARLQHAMAAGFAHALRERTLAEQESIARAALQAQGVVADALHATEARFRAVFEGAAIGIGVADLDGNILQVNNALLRMFGGTEQLMRGRNVTEWTHPEDAPQVWRLYEELVRGDREHYHVEKAFYRPDGTVLWTNLTVSLLRDADGRPQFQLALMEDTTERRLLNLRLRYEATHDALTGLPNRTLFFERLDKALAAGDGMRFGLCYLDLDGFKTINDSLGHAAGDRLLVEVADRLQSCATAPGEMVARLGGDEFVALTTGPDTESEVDALADRIMNALITPVRIDGRELTVRGSIGIVEGPAGERGPAEVLRSADITMYRAKSAGGNRYELADPEADARAITRHGLTTALPAALDRNEFFIEYQPLVRLGDGSVRGAEALVRWLHPQHGVLGPDRFIPLAEHTGLIVPLGRWVLEQSVRQAREWQERHADAGPLRINVNLSPCQLTHPGLVADTVDILERIGLDPSSLCLEVTESALIGADDDLLKPLRRLAEMGVDIALDDFGTGYSNLANLRRLPVSILKLDRSFTQGMQQFPADPVDLKIVEGIVTLAHSLDLAVTVEGVETAAQAEQLRILGCDTAQGWYYARPGPPDRLHELALVDATG from the coding sequence GTGACCGCCGAGCCGGACGGGCCGGAGGACAGACTGCGCAGGTTCGCGACGATCTGGAGCCGGGCCGTGTTCCCGGCGACCGCGACGTCGCTGACCAGGCCGGAGTTCGAGCAGCGCCTGGTGCCGCTCGCCCGGCGGCTCAGCGAGGCGCTGCGGGCCAGGACGTTCGAGGCGGCCGAGGGCCAGGCCGTCGGTGCCGCGCTCATCGACGCGCACTGCACCGAACCCGAGGCACTCAGCCGCACACTCGACTGCGTCGACGCCTATCTGGTGCTCTACTGCGGCGGCGACGGGTCCCAGGAGGCCCTGCGCACCCGCTCGGCGCGCCTGCAGCACGCCATGGCCGCCGGGTTCGCGCACGCGCTGCGCGAACGGACGCTGGCCGAGCAGGAGTCCATAGCACGCGCCGCCCTCCAGGCCCAGGGCGTGGTGGCCGACGCACTGCACGCCACCGAGGCACGCTTCCGCGCGGTCTTCGAGGGCGCCGCGATAGGCATCGGCGTCGCCGACCTCGACGGCAACATCCTTCAGGTGAACAACGCCCTGCTGCGTATGTTCGGCGGCACCGAGCAGCTGATGCGCGGCCGCAACGTCACCGAGTGGACCCACCCCGAGGACGCCCCCCAGGTGTGGCGGCTCTACGAGGAGCTGGTGCGCGGCGACCGCGAGCACTACCACGTGGAGAAGGCCTTCTACCGGCCCGACGGAACGGTTCTGTGGACCAACCTCACCGTCTCCCTGCTGCGTGACGCGGACGGCCGGCCCCAGTTCCAGCTCGCCCTCATGGAGGACACCACCGAGCGGCGGCTGCTCAACCTGCGGCTGCGGTACGAGGCCACGCACGACGCGCTCACCGGACTGCCCAACCGGACGCTGTTCTTCGAGCGGCTCGACAAGGCGCTCGCGGCGGGCGACGGCATGCGCTTCGGTCTCTGCTACCTCGATCTCGACGGCTTCAAGACCATCAACGACAGCCTCGGGCACGCGGCCGGCGACCGGCTGCTCGTCGAGGTCGCCGACCGGTTGCAGTCCTGCGCGACCGCGCCCGGCGAGATGGTCGCCCGGCTCGGCGGCGACGAGTTCGTCGCCCTGACGACCGGGCCCGACACCGAGAGCGAGGTCGACGCGCTCGCCGACCGCATCATGAACGCCCTGATCACACCGGTGCGCATCGACGGCAGGGAACTGACCGTCCGGGGCAGCATCGGCATCGTCGAGGGCCCGGCGGGCGAGCGCGGCCCGGCCGAGGTGCTGCGCAGCGCCGACATCACGATGTACCGCGCCAAGTCGGCGGGCGGCAACCGATACGAGCTCGCCGACCCCGAGGCCGATGCCCGTGCCATCACCCGGCACGGGCTCACCACGGCGCTGCCCGCGGCCCTGGACCGGAACGAGTTCTTCATCGAGTACCAGCCGCTCGTCCGCCTCGGCGACGGCAGTGTGCGCGGCGCCGAGGCGCTCGTGCGCTGGCTGCATCCGCAGCACGGCGTGCTCGGACCCGACCGGTTCATCCCGCTCGCCGAGCACACCGGCCTGATCGTGCCGCTCGGCCGCTGGGTGCTTGAGCAGTCGGTCCGCCAGGCCCGCGAGTGGCAGGAACGTCACGCCGACGCGGGGCCGCTGCGCATCAACGTGAACCTCTCGCCCTGCCAGCTGACCCATCCCGGTCTGGTCGCCGACACCGTCGACATTCTGGAGCGCATCGGGCTCGACCCGTCCTCGCTCTGCCTGGAGGTCACCGAGTCCGCCCTGATCGGCGCCGACGACGACCTGCTCAAGCCGCTGCGCCGGCTCGCCGAGATGGGCGTCGACATCGCCCTCGACGACTTCGGCACGGGCTATTCGAACCTCGCCAACCTGCGTCGTCTCCCGGTGAGCATCCTCAAGCTGGACCGTTCCTTCACCCAGGGCATGCAGCAGTTCCCCGCCGATCCCGTCGACCTCAAGATCGTCGAAGGGATCGTTACTCTGGCCCACAGCCTGGACCTCGCGGTCACGGTCGAGGGCGTCGAAACAGCGGCCCAGGCCGAACAACTCCGCATACTGGGCTGCGACACGGCCCAGGGCTGGTACTACGCCCGCCCGGGACCCCCGGACCGCCTCCACGAGCTGGCGCTGGTGGACGCGACGGGTT
- a CDS encoding SCO0930 family lipoprotein, producing the protein MKTSWRSASLVASAAAVLVLTTACGQDKADTSTGSQNVGAAPAANGYGSAGAAASPSTGAGAGTAGAAAGTQTQSAGQLAVADTDKLGEVVTDSAGMTLYRFDKDTAEPPKSNCDGDCATAWPPVPASGATAPIGVDKTLLGEVTRTDGSKQLTYEGWPLYRFAKDTKAGDTKGQGVGGTWYATAPDGKKASGGGEAAAGGSAEAADLPGLSTRNDPELGEVVVDKNGMTVYRFEKDVPWPMKSNCVGECLEKWPVVAPVDAADTKGIDNKNDGRRGYVVNNRPDGLKQQSIDCWPLYTFAGDKKPGDTNGQGVGGTWYAISPEGKPLGKPK; encoded by the coding sequence ATGAAGACCTCCTGGCGGAGCGCCTCACTCGTAGCGTCAGCTGCGGCAGTGCTGGTGCTGACGACGGCGTGCGGTCAGGACAAGGCGGACACTTCGACCGGCAGCCAGAACGTGGGCGCGGCGCCCGCGGCCAATGGTTACGGTTCGGCGGGAGCCGCGGCCAGCCCGAGCACCGGGGCCGGTGCCGGCACGGCCGGTGCGGCCGCCGGTACCCAGACGCAGAGCGCCGGACAGCTTGCCGTGGCGGACACCGACAAGCTCGGTGAGGTTGTCACGGACAGCGCGGGCATGACGCTCTACCGCTTCGACAAGGACACTGCCGAGCCGCCGAAGTCGAACTGTGACGGCGACTGCGCCACTGCCTGGCCGCCGGTTCCGGCTTCGGGCGCCACCGCGCCGATCGGCGTCGACAAGACCCTGCTCGGCGAGGTCACCCGTACCGACGGTTCCAAGCAGCTGACCTACGAGGGCTGGCCGCTGTACCGGTTCGCGAAGGACACCAAGGCCGGTGACACCAAGGGCCAGGGTGTGGGCGGCACTTGGTACGCGACGGCCCCCGACGGCAAGAAGGCCTCGGGCGGCGGCGAGGCCGCGGCCGGCGGCAGCGCGGAAGCCGCGGACCTGCCGGGTCTGTCGACCCGTAACGACCCCGAGCTCGGTGAGGTCGTCGTCGACAAGAACGGCATGACGGTCTACCGGTTCGAGAAGGACGTCCCCTGGCCGATGAAGTCGAACTGCGTCGGCGAGTGCCTGGAGAAGTGGCCGGTCGTGGCGCCGGTCGACGCCGCCGACACCAAGGGCATCGACAACAAGAACGACGGTCGGCGCGGATACGTCGTCAACAACCGTCCGGACGGCCTGAAGCAGCAGAGCATCGACTGCTGGCCGCTCTACACCTTCGCGGGCGACAAGAAGCCCGGTGACACCAACGGCCAGGGCGTCGGCGGCACGTGGTACGCCATCTCCCCGGAGGGCAAGCCGCTCGGCAAGCCGAAGTAG
- a CDS encoding bestrophin-like domain → MSEWLVLALAMAAASVVVLIVTVVRHHTAADDDDPSETPDVIEYMTMMIGVVYAIVLGLAIAGVWEARGVAQDHVQNEAYALHEISERVRVYPPDVRDRIRDDVNDYVGHVVTTEWKAMADDGKVTDRGTKLLARIRNEVTDYEPRTDFEAQAYQPLLDQVTAADNARTARAESTAPTMPGVVWFGLITGAVVTVGLIFALQIRRTLREVILAGLFAALIAFLLFLIWDFDAPYSRGITATADPFLTLFPKAGE, encoded by the coding sequence TTGTCGGAATGGCTTGTTCTCGCCCTCGCGATGGCGGCGGCCAGTGTCGTCGTCCTCATCGTCACCGTCGTGCGGCACCACACCGCCGCCGACGACGACGATCCGTCCGAGACTCCGGACGTGATCGAGTACATGACGATGATGATCGGCGTGGTGTACGCCATCGTGCTCGGCCTGGCCATCGCCGGTGTCTGGGAGGCGCGCGGCGTCGCCCAGGATCACGTCCAGAACGAGGCGTACGCGCTGCACGAGATCTCCGAGCGCGTCCGGGTGTACCCGCCCGACGTGCGCGACCGCATCCGGGACGACGTCAACGACTATGTCGGCCACGTCGTCACCACCGAGTGGAAGGCCATGGCCGACGACGGCAAGGTCACCGACCGGGGGACCAAACTGCTGGCCAGGATCCGCAACGAGGTCACCGACTACGAGCCGCGGACGGACTTCGAGGCCCAGGCCTACCAGCCGCTCCTCGACCAGGTCACCGCGGCGGACAACGCGCGCACGGCCCGCGCGGAGTCGACAGCCCCGACGATGCCGGGCGTCGTGTGGTTCGGTCTGATCACCGGAGCCGTGGTCACCGTCGGGCTGATCTTCGCGCTGCAGATCCGCCGCACCCTGCGCGAGGTGATCCTGGCGGGCCTGTTCGCCGCTCTGATCGCCTTCCTGCTCTTCCTGATCTGGGACTTCGACGCTCCCTACAGCCGCGGGATCACGGCGACCGCCGATCCGTTCCTGACGCTCTTCCCGAAGGCCGGTGAGTGA